From one Scophthalmus maximus strain ysfricsl-2021 chromosome 19, ASM2237912v1, whole genome shotgun sequence genomic stretch:
- the LOC118313987 gene encoding transforming acidic coiled-coil-containing protein 1 isoform X4, which produces MSSDSEGTFETPEAESPGVVKHLSQLDNSNHTGLHDVTNHFLDNNAVETVSFQEVDSLNNLTNSSPNNSSFSLDQNLNLTLSTKPSPGEGLSTSTPLPQPQAVRPPSLSVLSPLNKPDPTEVDDEAPVTSDSSPDSNSSRSVDPDLLNGNTNSLMSNKKLTCEINDTIITNSCKVKQNQVMQKEFSEQDEHHGGHATDEEKLACSASVQDCHVTPRPEESDCCSVQYEDTCKLKNTTGGSEMQKTGSQVLDSICISEAEKEAVLTLIREEIITKEVEANDWKKKYEDCRQEVNEMRKIVAEYEKTIAQMIEDEQRNGASSQKALHAVTMEKEAALADLNSVERSLSDVFRRYENMKSTLEGFKKNEEVLKKCAQEYLVRVKQEEQRYQTLKLHAEEKLDKANEDIAQVRAKASSEHMALNASLRKEQMKNESLEQALQQKNQEMEELTKICDELIAKMGKTD; this is translated from the exons TTCAGACTCGGAGGGAACCTTTGAGACTCCAGAGGCCGAATCTCCAGGTGTTGTGAAGCATCTGAGCCAACTGGACAACTCCAACCATACAG GTCTCCATGATGTTACAAACCACTTTCTGGACAACAACGCTGTCGAAACGGTTTCATTCCAGGAGGTTGATTCCCTGAACAACCTCACCAACTCCTCGCCgaacaacagcagcttcagtttGGATCAGAACCTGAATTTGACTCTAAGCACCAAACCCAGTCCAGGTGAGGGCCTCTCCACATCCACCCCTCTGCCCCAGCCTCAAGCTGTCCGGCCCCCGTCGCTGTCCGTCCTCTCCCCACTCAACAAACCCGATCCCACGGAGGTGGATGACGAGGCTCCGGTCACATCTGACTCCAGCCCGGACTCAAACTCGAGCAGAAGTGTGGATCCCGATCTGCTCAATGGCAACACAAACTCTCTGATGTCGAACAAAAAACTGACCTGTGAGATCAATGACACCATAATCAC GAACTCCTGTAAGGTGAAGCAGAACCAGGTGATGCAAAAAGAATTCAGCGAACAG GATGAGCATCATGGAGGCCATGCCACAGACGAGGAGAAGTTGGCATGCAGTGCGAGTG TCCAAGACTGCCATGTGACACCCAGACCCGAGGAGTCAGACTGCTGCTCTGTG CAATACGAGGACACATGCAAACTGAAGAACACGACGGGGGGAAGTGAGAtgcagaaaacaggaagtcaggTCCTGGATTCCATCTGCATCAGTGAGGCAGAGAAGGAAGCTGTTCTCACCCTCATCAGGGAGGAG ATCATCACTAAAGAGGTGGAAGCCAACGACTGGAAGAAAAAGTATGAGGACTGCAGACAAGAAGTCAATGAAATGAG GAAGATTGTCGCAGAATATGAGAAGACAATTGCTCAGATGATCG AGGACGAGCAGCGCAACGGCGCAAGCTCCCAGAAGGCTTTGCATGCCGTGACAATGGAGAAGGAAGCCGCCCTGGCAGATCTGAACTCAGTGGAACGCTCGCTGTCTGACGTGTTTCGGCGttatgaaaatatgaagagCACCCTGGAGGGCTTTAAGAAA AATGAAGAGGTGCTGAAGAAGTGTGCTCAGGAGTATCTGGTCAGAGTCaaacaggaggagcagagataCCAGACACTCAAACTACATGCTGAAGAGAAATTAGACAA GGCCAACGAGGATATCGCTCAGGTGCGTGCGAAGGCGAGCTCAGAGCACATGGCGCTGAACGCCAGCCTGAGGAAGGAGCAGATGAAGAACGAGTCTCTGGAACAAGCCCTGCAGCAGAAG AATCAAGAGATGGAGGAACTGACAAAGATCTGTGATGAGCTGATCGCCAAAATGGGAAAAACCGACTGA
- the LOC118313987 gene encoding transforming acidic coiled-coil-containing protein 1 isoform X2, which produces MFFLFLNHCSLGLLNESRAGIRCSDSEGTFETPEAESPGVVKHLSQLDNSNHTGLHDVTNHFLDNNAVETVSFQEVDSLNNLTNSSPNNSSFSLDQNLNLTLSTKPSPGEGLSTSTPLPQPQAVRPPSLSVLSPLNKPDPTEVDDEAPVTSDSSPDSNSSRSVDPDLLNGNTNSLMSNKKLTCEINDTIITNSCKVKQNQVMQKEFSEQDEHHGGHATDEEKLACSASVQDCHVTPRPEESDCCSVQYEDTCKLKNTTGGSEMQKTGSQVLDSICISEAEKEAVLTLIREEIITKEVEANDWKKKYEDCRQEVNEMRKIVAEYEKTIAQMIEDEQRNGASSQKALHAVTMEKEAALADLNSVERSLSDVFRRYENMKSTLEGFKKNEEVLKKCAQEYLVRVKQEEQRYQTLKLHAEEKLDKANEDIAQVRAKASSEHMALNASLRKEQMKNESLEQALQQKNQEMEELTKICDELIAKMGKTD; this is translated from the exons TTCAGACTCGGAGGGAACCTTTGAGACTCCAGAGGCCGAATCTCCAGGTGTTGTGAAGCATCTGAGCCAACTGGACAACTCCAACCATACAG GTCTCCATGATGTTACAAACCACTTTCTGGACAACAACGCTGTCGAAACGGTTTCATTCCAGGAGGTTGATTCCCTGAACAACCTCACCAACTCCTCGCCgaacaacagcagcttcagtttGGATCAGAACCTGAATTTGACTCTAAGCACCAAACCCAGTCCAGGTGAGGGCCTCTCCACATCCACCCCTCTGCCCCAGCCTCAAGCTGTCCGGCCCCCGTCGCTGTCCGTCCTCTCCCCACTCAACAAACCCGATCCCACGGAGGTGGATGACGAGGCTCCGGTCACATCTGACTCCAGCCCGGACTCAAACTCGAGCAGAAGTGTGGATCCCGATCTGCTCAATGGCAACACAAACTCTCTGATGTCGAACAAAAAACTGACCTGTGAGATCAATGACACCATAATCAC GAACTCCTGTAAGGTGAAGCAGAACCAGGTGATGCAAAAAGAATTCAGCGAACAG GATGAGCATCATGGAGGCCATGCCACAGACGAGGAGAAGTTGGCATGCAGTGCGAGTG TCCAAGACTGCCATGTGACACCCAGACCCGAGGAGTCAGACTGCTGCTCTGTG CAATACGAGGACACATGCAAACTGAAGAACACGACGGGGGGAAGTGAGAtgcagaaaacaggaagtcaggTCCTGGATTCCATCTGCATCAGTGAGGCAGAGAAGGAAGCTGTTCTCACCCTCATCAGGGAGGAG ATCATCACTAAAGAGGTGGAAGCCAACGACTGGAAGAAAAAGTATGAGGACTGCAGACAAGAAGTCAATGAAATGAG GAAGATTGTCGCAGAATATGAGAAGACAATTGCTCAGATGATCG AGGACGAGCAGCGCAACGGCGCAAGCTCCCAGAAGGCTTTGCATGCCGTGACAATGGAGAAGGAAGCCGCCCTGGCAGATCTGAACTCAGTGGAACGCTCGCTGTCTGACGTGTTTCGGCGttatgaaaatatgaagagCACCCTGGAGGGCTTTAAGAAA AATGAAGAGGTGCTGAAGAAGTGTGCTCAGGAGTATCTGGTCAGAGTCaaacaggaggagcagagataCCAGACACTCAAACTACATGCTGAAGAGAAATTAGACAA GGCCAACGAGGATATCGCTCAGGTGCGTGCGAAGGCGAGCTCAGAGCACATGGCGCTGAACGCCAGCCTGAGGAAGGAGCAGATGAAGAACGAGTCTCTGGAACAAGCCCTGCAGCAGAAG AATCAAGAGATGGAGGAACTGACAAAGATCTGTGATGAGCTGATCGCCAAAATGGGAAAAACCGACTGA
- the LOC118313987 gene encoding transforming acidic coiled-coil-containing protein 1 isoform X3, with the protein MGGSLSQHRKGSVGSPRKKSSISDSEGTFETPEAESPGVVKHLSQLDNSNHTGLHDVTNHFLDNNAVETVSFQEVDSLNNLTNSSPNNSSFSLDQNLNLTLSTKPSPGEGLSTSTPLPQPQAVRPPSLSVLSPLNKPDPTEVDDEAPVTSDSSPDSNSSRSVDPDLLNGNTNSLMSNKKLTCEINDTIITNSCKVKQNQVMQKEFSEQDEHHGGHATDEEKLACSASVQDCHVTPRPEESDCCSVQYEDTCKLKNTTGGSEMQKTGSQVLDSICISEAEKEAVLTLIREEIITKEVEANDWKKKYEDCRQEVNEMRKIVAEYEKTIAQMIEDEQRNGASSQKALHAVTMEKEAALADLNSVERSLSDVFRRYENMKSTLEGFKKNEEVLKKCAQEYLVRVKQEEQRYQTLKLHAEEKLDKANEDIAQVRAKASSEHMALNASLRKEQMKNESLEQALQQKNQEMEELTKICDELIAKMGKTD; encoded by the exons TTCAGACTCGGAGGGAACCTTTGAGACTCCAGAGGCCGAATCTCCAGGTGTTGTGAAGCATCTGAGCCAACTGGACAACTCCAACCATACAG GTCTCCATGATGTTACAAACCACTTTCTGGACAACAACGCTGTCGAAACGGTTTCATTCCAGGAGGTTGATTCCCTGAACAACCTCACCAACTCCTCGCCgaacaacagcagcttcagtttGGATCAGAACCTGAATTTGACTCTAAGCACCAAACCCAGTCCAGGTGAGGGCCTCTCCACATCCACCCCTCTGCCCCAGCCTCAAGCTGTCCGGCCCCCGTCGCTGTCCGTCCTCTCCCCACTCAACAAACCCGATCCCACGGAGGTGGATGACGAGGCTCCGGTCACATCTGACTCCAGCCCGGACTCAAACTCGAGCAGAAGTGTGGATCCCGATCTGCTCAATGGCAACACAAACTCTCTGATGTCGAACAAAAAACTGACCTGTGAGATCAATGACACCATAATCAC GAACTCCTGTAAGGTGAAGCAGAACCAGGTGATGCAAAAAGAATTCAGCGAACAG GATGAGCATCATGGAGGCCATGCCACAGACGAGGAGAAGTTGGCATGCAGTGCGAGTG TCCAAGACTGCCATGTGACACCCAGACCCGAGGAGTCAGACTGCTGCTCTGTG CAATACGAGGACACATGCAAACTGAAGAACACGACGGGGGGAAGTGAGAtgcagaaaacaggaagtcaggTCCTGGATTCCATCTGCATCAGTGAGGCAGAGAAGGAAGCTGTTCTCACCCTCATCAGGGAGGAG ATCATCACTAAAGAGGTGGAAGCCAACGACTGGAAGAAAAAGTATGAGGACTGCAGACAAGAAGTCAATGAAATGAG GAAGATTGTCGCAGAATATGAGAAGACAATTGCTCAGATGATCG AGGACGAGCAGCGCAACGGCGCAAGCTCCCAGAAGGCTTTGCATGCCGTGACAATGGAGAAGGAAGCCGCCCTGGCAGATCTGAACTCAGTGGAACGCTCGCTGTCTGACGTGTTTCGGCGttatgaaaatatgaagagCACCCTGGAGGGCTTTAAGAAA AATGAAGAGGTGCTGAAGAAGTGTGCTCAGGAGTATCTGGTCAGAGTCaaacaggaggagcagagataCCAGACACTCAAACTACATGCTGAAGAGAAATTAGACAA GGCCAACGAGGATATCGCTCAGGTGCGTGCGAAGGCGAGCTCAGAGCACATGGCGCTGAACGCCAGCCTGAGGAAGGAGCAGATGAAGAACGAGTCTCTGGAACAAGCCCTGCAGCAGAAG AATCAAGAGATGGAGGAACTGACAAAGATCTGTGATGAGCTGATCGCCAAAATGGGAAAAACCGACTGA
- the LOC118313987 gene encoding transforming acidic coiled-coil-containing protein 1 isoform X1, whose translation MSWLSPVQWAKWTWSAVTGAAGEDGQPRAKDGGYNSDSEGTFETPEAESPGVVKHLSQLDNSNHTGLHDVTNHFLDNNAVETVSFQEVDSLNNLTNSSPNNSSFSLDQNLNLTLSTKPSPGEGLSTSTPLPQPQAVRPPSLSVLSPLNKPDPTEVDDEAPVTSDSSPDSNSSRSVDPDLLNGNTNSLMSNKKLTCEINDTIITNSCKVKQNQVMQKEFSEQDEHHGGHATDEEKLACSASVQDCHVTPRPEESDCCSVQYEDTCKLKNTTGGSEMQKTGSQVLDSICISEAEKEAVLTLIREEIITKEVEANDWKKKYEDCRQEVNEMRKIVAEYEKTIAQMIEDEQRNGASSQKALHAVTMEKEAALADLNSVERSLSDVFRRYENMKSTLEGFKKNEEVLKKCAQEYLVRVKQEEQRYQTLKLHAEEKLDKANEDIAQVRAKASSEHMALNASLRKEQMKNESLEQALQQKNQEMEELTKICDELIAKMGKTD comes from the exons TTCAGACTCGGAGGGAACCTTTGAGACTCCAGAGGCCGAATCTCCAGGTGTTGTGAAGCATCTGAGCCAACTGGACAACTCCAACCATACAG GTCTCCATGATGTTACAAACCACTTTCTGGACAACAACGCTGTCGAAACGGTTTCATTCCAGGAGGTTGATTCCCTGAACAACCTCACCAACTCCTCGCCgaacaacagcagcttcagtttGGATCAGAACCTGAATTTGACTCTAAGCACCAAACCCAGTCCAGGTGAGGGCCTCTCCACATCCACCCCTCTGCCCCAGCCTCAAGCTGTCCGGCCCCCGTCGCTGTCCGTCCTCTCCCCACTCAACAAACCCGATCCCACGGAGGTGGATGACGAGGCTCCGGTCACATCTGACTCCAGCCCGGACTCAAACTCGAGCAGAAGTGTGGATCCCGATCTGCTCAATGGCAACACAAACTCTCTGATGTCGAACAAAAAACTGACCTGTGAGATCAATGACACCATAATCAC GAACTCCTGTAAGGTGAAGCAGAACCAGGTGATGCAAAAAGAATTCAGCGAACAG GATGAGCATCATGGAGGCCATGCCACAGACGAGGAGAAGTTGGCATGCAGTGCGAGTG TCCAAGACTGCCATGTGACACCCAGACCCGAGGAGTCAGACTGCTGCTCTGTG CAATACGAGGACACATGCAAACTGAAGAACACGACGGGGGGAAGTGAGAtgcagaaaacaggaagtcaggTCCTGGATTCCATCTGCATCAGTGAGGCAGAGAAGGAAGCTGTTCTCACCCTCATCAGGGAGGAG ATCATCACTAAAGAGGTGGAAGCCAACGACTGGAAGAAAAAGTATGAGGACTGCAGACAAGAAGTCAATGAAATGAG GAAGATTGTCGCAGAATATGAGAAGACAATTGCTCAGATGATCG AGGACGAGCAGCGCAACGGCGCAAGCTCCCAGAAGGCTTTGCATGCCGTGACAATGGAGAAGGAAGCCGCCCTGGCAGATCTGAACTCAGTGGAACGCTCGCTGTCTGACGTGTTTCGGCGttatgaaaatatgaagagCACCCTGGAGGGCTTTAAGAAA AATGAAGAGGTGCTGAAGAAGTGTGCTCAGGAGTATCTGGTCAGAGTCaaacaggaggagcagagataCCAGACACTCAAACTACATGCTGAAGAGAAATTAGACAA GGCCAACGAGGATATCGCTCAGGTGCGTGCGAAGGCGAGCTCAGAGCACATGGCGCTGAACGCCAGCCTGAGGAAGGAGCAGATGAAGAACGAGTCTCTGGAACAAGCCCTGCAGCAGAAG AATCAAGAGATGGAGGAACTGACAAAGATCTGTGATGAGCTGATCGCCAAAATGGGAAAAACCGACTGA